From a region of the Deltaproteobacteria bacterium genome:
- a CDS encoding response regulator — MKSNQLFNTHHLQIAFLDIQMPGINGLEVARRITSECHVVFITAFEQYAIEAFEQAAIDYLLKPITNERLATTVARLKQQLLQTPHDIHNVLDSLIQQLKHHQHIVNVSRSYTSRFKQM; from the coding sequence ATTAAATCTAACCAATTATTTAATACACATCACCTGCAAATTGCTTTTCTTGATATTCAAATGCCGGGTATTAATGGGCTTGAAGTTGCACGCCGTATCACCTCTGAATGTCATGTAGTATTTATTACGGCTTTTGAACAATATGCGATCGAAGCCTTTGAACAGGCCGCGATTGACTATTTGCTTAAGCCAATAACTAATGAACGTTTAGCTACTACTGTTGCCCGATTAAAACAGCAGCTTTTGCAAACACCTCATGATATACACAATGTACTTGATAGCTTAATCCAACAATTAAAACATCATCAACATATAGTGAATGTAAGCCGCAGCTACACTAGTCGCTTTAAACAAATGTAG